DNA from Nymphaea colorata isolate Beijing-Zhang1983 chromosome 4, ASM883128v2, whole genome shotgun sequence:
GATTTGTACAATGGTTTGGGCTCGTAAGCagtcattttcatttcaaatcaaCTCTTTATATTGCAAGGGCCACCCTGCACCAACAACAGACCCTTTATCCTATAGAGACTATGGATTGGGGGCTTCAGCTCTTCTTTGAGTAGCAGGATAAAGCACTCCTCTTCCTGCTTACTTGTAAACATGGTTATAACTTATGAATCTTATGTTTAGGCGTTTTGATATGTTTGCATTATGCAACTTAGCAAGTCAGGTAAAGTATGAATGTGCACGAGACAggcacatgcatgcatacattcatGAGTAACCAGCAAAACCCTGTCAAGGTTTTAGTTCACGGCATTAAGTCTAATCACATTACAAGGGTTGTGGCAGTAAGAATGCCAACCACTGATCTGAGAAATGGCCCAACCAAAATGATTGGTCGGAGCAAAATAGGTAGGGTTCTTCAAGAACACGTACATGTGCAAGAGAACATAGGGCTCTAAGACAATGGGGTCTAAGAGGATTTAAGACATAGAGGGAAAAGGCAGCACACGATTGCAAACGTAATATCAAACAACTTCAATTTATAGGTAGGCTCCGCCTAAATAAAAAGGCATGAAAAAATCTTCAATCAATCTTGGATATAAAAGCAAATAAACACGCAGCCAAACCATCTCTACAACTATAGGTGGAATTGATCCTAAGGGCTCTAAGATTTGCAGTTATAATGTAGGAATTATAATACTTAGGAAACTTATAACACTGCATGAACATAGTTGGACAGACGAAGATAGTCCCATTATAGTCGCCACTttatttacatgcaaaatttttgagaaatcttGCATAACCTTCAtggttttgcaattttttgctTGGTTACGCTCTGACAGATAAAGTATGTTAAGctacacacacactcacatacatatataatcaaATACATTGATTTAGAAGAGCGCATAACGCATGTAAGCGGCACATGTCTGGCTACTTGTATGATACCTTCATAAATAGAAAGTACGCTTAAACGCAGGtaaataaatgtttaaaatgacTAAATGAAATAGTCCCGGGAAATTAATGAACTAACAGACGAACACCGTAATAACGTTGAAATATAGTAAGCATAAGATTTTTACTGAATAAGAGCGAACACTACGCAGATACTTGACTTTcaccaaatatgaaaaaacaagttGCGAGGGCCGAGGAAAGGGTTATGGGCTTACAGGaacatacacacgcacacacactgatctctcactctctctccctctcactctctctttctttatctcaTAGAAATCCAGTTGCTGCAATCGTGGCTTTGAATGTATCCAAACTGAAACTGAATCCCATGGAGCATATCATGTGTAGCATAAATTGAGCTGCTGTTACAATTCCTGGCTGCCAAATCATCCAATCAATAGGAAAGTTCAGACAACAAAACtccaaacaaaagaacatgCCATATAAAAGAAACACGAAACAGGAACTGAAATCAGTAGCCGCGTTAGAAAGGTGACGGTGGGACTTGTGGCTGAGCCGCTGAAGAAACATCTGCCAAGATTTGCCCGAATTCGACATATATGTACGTACTGCAAACGTAGCACTACAAGCTTGAAGTGAACCTTGAATAGTTCCTGTCCACACCTTCTATGAGCTGGTTGGCAATTGCACTCGCATAAACACATGAGCCTTCACAGATCTGCATTCAAATGCTTTCCCAAGTTTATTAATCCAtattcaaaataaagaaaagtcatcgGCCATGCGCTAGAAGCATGCCAGTAATGGAgaacttctcatttttaaaagaaaaaagaagaagaactgcTGCCTTGTCTGATGGGAAAACTGAAAGCACATGCAAGCAACCAACCACTCACACTTCAAAATGTACCTAACGTACGTTGGGAAAGATATTGTCAAGTAATAATATTCAGTTGCTTTACTCTTATAATTAGATAAACGTATCTATATGAtcgcgagagagaaagagagatacatcTGACCCATGGACATACAACCTTTAACTTAATAATCCATTAACTGCAAACGGAGCAAAAAGAAACTCTTGCTGAAGAACTGCAATCGCATGTCTTCTTCCTCAATATATCATCATTTCATCTCATGCATGTCTGCGTGGAGACTCAAATATGCTCATGTACAAGCGAATCGAAAGCAACGTACCTTGGTATTAAACAAGAGGATGTTATGATCGCCGAAGTTGGCGCCATTGGCGTGAAGGATCTCAAGGTGAAGGTCTTCAAGAATCTTGGAGACGAAGAGCAGgcagtttttcttcttcctctgcgtGAGCTTGATAGTGACCTCATCATCAACGATCCTTACATCGACCCATGTGCCTTCTTTGGAGGTCCTTTGCAGCCATGAACTCCTCAGCGACCCGCTGAACGTCTGTTCTCTTTCCACCCTGACAGCAGAGAAAGCGTCCATGGCACGGGAAGGTTTGTTTTGAGTGGTGACTTCCATTTCTGTGGCGGCTGTGTCATTGTCCCCAAGCTTCTGCTTCTTGTGCCTCCCCCCTCCTCGCCTCTTCTTCTCCACAAGTATTTTGAGCTCCTCAACTGTCCTCAGCAGCTCGTTGATGTAGTCAATTGCATCACCCACGATTGAAGCCCTGTCGGTCTGCACCATAATAAGGACAGAAGTTtcttacccaaaaaaaaaaaaaaaaattaaagcggGAACATCCCCAAAGTAAagcattagagagagagagagagagtcagttTACGGTTTACCTTGGTTGGATTAGGGACCAGGGACCCGAGTGCCTTGAACCTTTCATTCAACGACTCTCTCCTTTGCTTCTCAGTAGAAGCAAAATGGTGGTTCCCCCCTCCTTCCCCCTTGTCCATCGCGCACATCTCCGTTTTGAGATCCAGCACCGAGTTCCCATACTGCCTGCAGCCACCAATATCCCCCTCTTGAAGCATCCCACTCCCTCTTGTATCTTTCTCATCCATGCCAAAGTATGGCCCAGATTTCGAATTGGGGAGGTGGTAATTCTGAGGAAGTGACTGAAACAAGTTCCTTAACAACGGTGGATTCGGTGGGAAGCTCAATTGGAGCGGATCATACAGGACTGAAGATGCTGAATTTGCACCATTTCCACCAATTTCTGAATAGATGTCAATTGAATCAGGGAagcctgaaattgccttcttggTGATGCCGTTGAAAGGAAGAATGGAAGTGGTGGGAAGCACTGTGGGGACAGAACGTCTGGGTAGTTGCAGAAAGTTAAGAAGGTCTGGAGCAGCGTAGGAAGAGTTCAAACTGTATGTGCTTTGCTGATGCTGCAATCCAATATCATGCAGTTCACTACCCTCCCACTTCTGAAGCACTGATGACGGCGGCGGCAACACTGGCGTGGCGAAGTGGCGGTGGTGGTGATCTAGTTGAGAGTGACTTGCTTGAAAAGCTTCATGGATGATCTGGGTGTTGAACTCTGGATCAAGCTCGAAACTGAACTGGTTCTGGAGCTCAATTCCCAATGCTTCCTGGGTGGGGTTATTCTGGTCTGCAAGAGTGAAGTTTTGGTCTAGGCCCGCTGCTGTTGTCCCCATGATGCAGTTGCTTGCAGCTACTATGGAGCCATCTTGTTCTATTGCCATGGATTGATGGGCAGCATTAAAGTaactattttcatcatacatTCTGGATGGTGATTCTTCCTTGACTTCAGTGTTTTTGGCTGCATCAGACAGAATCAAGAGGACTGTCAATCGCCATCTCATTCTGATTTAGCTAATTGGAcggtaaataaaaaaaaacttacaaaaatAAGTAAGTCAAAAATTAGTGTCGTCGGAAGAGGTCGCCCACCTGCTCAGTTTCTTGCAGAATCTTTAACTTTTCCGGGCCAGAAGTCCCGGTGGCTGATCATATCAAGTTGAAGCTTCAAGGAAAGAAACTTCTTAGCACTAAGTTTAGAAGTTGCAGGTGAGTACTATTGGGCGCTATTCGTCAGGTAAAAAAGCGAGCTTGGAAGATGGTTGCAAGACTCAAAGTGTAAAAGTACCAAGAAATGGAAACTGAAGACGTACGCCTTTCTGCAATTTCTGTCCTCCATGATTCTTCTTGACctgatttcctttctttttcctctcagGAAGAAGGGACTAGTACTGAAGCAAGCACGGTCATACCTTAAAGGGCTACGAAATTAAAACTAAAAGCGCTAGCTATATATAACTGTCTTCCCCTGGAAAACTTATCCACTTCAGGAGAAAAAGTTTGTTTTGAGTGAAGTCGATCATAAAATCTAAATTCTCAAGGCAATGAACCACCTAAGCAAAGACCAATCAGAATCACGAGGAACACCACCAATACAAGCAACAGACGATGGAGTTTTATGAAACTTTCAAATTGGTATCCCGGAAGGAACTTTAAAGTGGAAGACTTCTACTTTCTGGACGAAAGAGAAGATGGGGATGGGTACTCAAGCGCTACTTCCTAGGACAAGGTTGATGGCTACCAACATGCCTTCATTCTCATCTTGTTCATAAATGAAGGAGCCATTATCTACAGATGTAGATCATGAGCAAAGGGAAAGGACTCAGGAAAGAGTAGGAAAGTGACATGCatatctttttctgtttcagaCAGACAGAAGGAAGCAATGGAAGGAAGAAGGTGAGGAACTGAAGAGTacagaagaaaaatggaaaaggaggCTTCCTTTTTGTAGGTTTGAGGAAGTAGTGAAGCGATTAGTGGGTCCCAAAAGCGATGCCTTTCCAAGCTTTCGCTTGAGCAGTTGTTACTGAGATTCCACAAGTTGGGGTCCATCTATATCTCCGTATTCTGATACAGGCGCGTGATGTTCTCTGTgacagaggagagagagagagagatttaccaCCTTTTGACAGCCATTGGAGTTTGAAATCAAGAAGTGGCGTTCAAATGCCACAAACGAAAACTaatttcttgtttgtgtttGAATTGCAGTACAGTGATAGAAAAAGTTTAGAAATCTGAAAAGATCAAATTCGAGATGGAGGAAAAGTAAAGGAAATAAATGATCATGATAAAAATGAATGGGTTTGTTGAGATACCTAAAAATGGATCGACTCCGATCTTATTTTTCAAGTCTATGCTTTCCAGGCACCCATTCTCTTGGGGAGATGTCACAAAATGGCAGATCTCTACCCTTAATTGCAATGTGATTTTTCAAATCTATGCTTTAAACTGTGAAGCGTAAAACGGTGGAAGGCATCAAATTCGTAGAAAATTCTCCTTCAAGGCTCAGCCTAGTTAATGCCTAATATTCTACTAACTTACGAGGACAACatgatttaaaattcaaacttttttcAAGGGAAAACTGCTTTTGACGTAAACCCCAGGAGGCTATACCTTTTAGCTCCAAGGTTTTGGTTTGCTTCTGGTTTAAGGTTTGGGGTTTAGATAGACATATGAAATGACTAGAGTTTGAACTTAATGCAAAGTTTTTATCATGATA
Protein-coding regions in this window:
- the LOC116252408 gene encoding transcription factor bHLH91-like, producing the protein MYDENSYFNAAHQSMAIEQDGSIVAASNCIMGTTAAGLDQNFTLADQNNPTQEALGIELQNQFSFELDPEFNTQIIHEAFQASHSQLDHHHRHFATPVLPPPSSVLQKWEGSELHDIGLQHQQSTYSLNSSYAAPDLLNFLQLPRRSVPTVLPTTSILPFNGITKKAISGFPDSIDIYSEIGGNGANSASSVLYDPLQLSFPPNPPLLRNLFQSLPQNYHLPNSKSGPYFGMDEKDTRGSGMLQEGDIGGCRQYGNSVLDLKTEMCAMDKGEGGGNHHFASTEKQRRESLNERFKALGSLVPNPTKTDRASIVGDAIDYINELLRTVEELKILVEKKRRGGGRHKKQKLGDNDTAATEMEVTTQNKPSRAMDAFSAVRVEREQTFSGSLRSSWLQRTSKEGTWVDVRIVDDEVTIKLTQRKKKNCLLFVSKILEDLHLEILHANGANFGDHNILLFNTKICEGSCVYASAIANQLIEGVDRNYSRFTSSL